One Triticum dicoccoides isolate Atlit2015 ecotype Zavitan chromosome 5B, WEW_v2.0, whole genome shotgun sequence genomic window carries:
- the LOC119311603 gene encoding organic cation/carnitine transporter 7-like, producing MEDGVSTYTVDEALVSMGFGKFQAFVLAYSGMAKISEAMEMMLLSFVGQSVHAEWGLSAQEESFITSVVFLGMLVGAYCWGLVSDNYGRRVGFNFTALVTGGAGLLSAFAPNYSSLIVLRFFVGVGLGGGPVLSSWFLEFVPAPNRGTWMVIFSAFWTIGTILEASLAWAVMPAFGWRWLLALSSLPSFVLLLFYPLTLESPRYLCMKGRITDAVHVMETMARVNRVALPSGRLSAGHRVELHEMADSAESAQLVSARKTNPVDHASKPGIGGLNAILRLLSPNLIRSTLLLWTVFLGLAFLYYGLVLLTSELSHGNRICGSEGAVTAETTHSTDVNLYRNVFITSFGEVPGLILSAAIVDKFGRKLSMSSMLYASCLCIAPLMFTQTESLTTIFLFGARICISASFIVLHIYAPEIYPTAVRATGVGFASSIARFGGVLCPLVAVGLVHACHQTAAIAVFITVMLVSAVAVSYFPLETSGRKLSDHIAA from the exons ATGGAGGACGGTGTGTCAACTTATACTGTCGATGAGGCGCTTGTGTCCATGGGGTTCGGAAAGTTCCAAGCTTTCGTGCTTGCCTATTCCGGGATGGCCAAGATCTCAGAGGCGATGGAAATGATGCTTCTGTCGTTTGTTGGGCAGTCGGTTCACGCTGAATGGGGGCTTTCTGCACAGGAAGAGAGTTTCATCACAAGTGTTGTATTTTTAGGGATGCTCGTAGGAGCATACTGTTGGGGCTTAGTTTCAGACAACTACGGGAGAAG GGTTGGGTTCAACTTCACAGCCCTTGTAACCGGTGGGGCTGGTCTTCTCAGTGCCTTCGCGCCAAACTATTCATCTTTGATTGTACTAAGATTTTTTGTTGGTGTTGGACTGGGTGGTGGACCAGTTCTATCTTCTTGGTTTCTAGAGTTTGTCCCTGCTCCTAACCGAGGAACTTGGATGGTTATCTTCTCAGCATTTTGGACCATTGGCACAATACTGGAAGCTTCGCTTGCTTGG GCTGTGATGCCAGCTTTTGGCTGGAGGTGGCTGCTAGCGCTCTCATCATTGCCATCATTTGTCCTACTACTCTTCTACCCATTGACACTCGAGTCACCAAGATACCTATGCATGAAGGGCAGAATAACTGATGCAGTGCATGTTATGGAAACAATGGCACGAGTAAACCGTGTAGCTCTCCCTTCTGGACGGCTTAGTGCTGGCCATCGAGTGGAGCTCCACGAGATGGCAGATTCCGCAGAATCTGCGCAGTTGGTTTCAGCTAGGAAAACCAACCCTGTCGATCACGCCAGCAAACCTGGGATTGGGGGCCTGAATGCCATCTTAAGGCTTTTGTCCCCAAATCTAATTAGATCGACTCTTCTTCTTTGGACTGTCTTTCTCGGTCTCGCCTTCTTGTACTACGGTCTTGTTCTGCTAACCTCGGAGCTGAGTCATGGAAATAGGATCTGTGGCTCAGAAGGAGCAGTAACAGCTGAAACAACCCACTCAACTGATGTTAATCTCTACAGAAATGTATTCATCACTAGCTTTGGAG AGGTTCCCGGCCTTATTCTGTCGGCCGCCATCGTGGACAAGTTCGGACGCAAACTCTCGATGTCCTCGATGCTCTACGCCAGTTGCCTGTGTATAGCTCCTCTCATGTTCACTCAGACGGAATCCCTGACGACCATCTTCCTGTTTGGAGCGCGCATCTGCATCTCTGCCAGCTTCATCGTGCTGCACATCTACGCCCCCGAG ATATACCCGACAGCCGTGAGGGCGACGGGCGTGGGGTTCGCGAGTTCCATCGCCCGCTTCGGGGGGGTCCTGTGCCCGCTCGTGGCCGTCGGGCTGGTGCACGCGTGCCACCAGACCGCGGCCATCGCGGTGTTCATCACGGTGATGCTCGTGTCGGCCGTGGCCGTGTCCTACTTCCCCCTGGAGACGAGCGGGCGGAAGCTGAGCGACCACATCGCGGCGTAA